ATTGGTATTTAAAATTTCGAGCATTTGCACACCCCATAGAGCTCAAAAGTATTACTTTTAATTTCAATATAGTGATATCGCAGGTCAAAAAAAGATTGGATAAAAATTGGAAAGACAATTCTAATGAAATTATGTAAAAAATTGAATCTTCGTATTACCTAAGTCAAATAGGTAACCGGTGGATGGGTCCGGCAGAGCGACAACAATTGCGCTTACAGTTATTTACTTTGGTGTTGGTAAGACCATCATCTGTAACTAATATGATTACCGGGATATTGCTCTTTATGGCTAATACAGATACCATATCCTTCCGCGGAAAAACCAGTCGTCTAACCAGTCTGGTCGTCTTCGTTCTCGCAGGCTGCTACCGAAGGTGCTTCGACAGCCAAGCAGCAGGGAAAGCATGAAGCAGCTGCTCACGGGAAGGACACTGCCGAAGAAGCCAAGGCACAGCAGCCTGGTTCCCCGACGAAGGCTCCGGTCCAGCCTTCGGCTCCGGCTAGCGACGCAGCCAAGCCTGCAGACCAGCAGTCCTCAAAGAAACCGACAGTCCTTGACACCGCCAAGGAGGACGTTCTGGGTGTGCTGGAATCCGTGAAAAAGAACGTGGGAGCCGCCAAGGAGGCGTTCTTCGAAAATCCCGCCAAGACCGAACAGAGCAAACCGCCATCGAGTCCGACTAAAACGACGGCTGGCTCCCCTGAGCAGGCGGAACCGACCAAGACGTCGGAAGCCAAGACACCAGAAGCTAAGGGGGGTAGCTTCCTCACGAAGCTCGGGCTCTCGAAGTCGGAAGAGGACAAGCAGAAGGCCAAGGAAGACGCCACTTCCAAGCCCGCCgatggaggaaagaaagaaagcggcgCCTTCCTTCCGGAGCTTGGCAAGCCCGCACTGGAGACTGTGCAGCGACAATCCGAGCCGCCCAAGAGTGCAGGAGAGAAAGAGGTCACTGCTGAAACGCCTCCCTCGGTGCCTGGCGCTGGAGCAGCGGAAGCTGGGGCAGGAAAGGACAAAGCTCTCGGGGCTCTCGATGCGGGCAAACTAAAGCCGCAGGAGCTCCTGACCGTCGGGAAGGCAGCCGCGGAGGAGTTGAAGCAGAAGACTGAACAGGCTAGCGAAGCGGCCAAACAAGCGAAGCAAGCGGCAGACGCTGCTCTGCAAAAAGCTGGCGAGCTGAAAGATGCTGCCGTGAAGGCGGCGAGTGTGGGAAAGGAGAAAGTAGCGTCGCTCGCTCAGCAGGCACAGAAGTCGGCGGCCGGCGCCACTGACTCCGTGGAAAAGAAAGGCGAGGAAGCCGTGCAGAAAGGAAAAACCGAAGCCGACGCTATTTCTCAAAAGTCTCAAGAGGCTGCCTCCGCGGCGAAGTCAAAAGCTGAGGAGCTTAAGGAATCTGCTGCCGCTGCCGGGAAGGATGCCGCAGCTGCGACAGCTGCAGGCGTAGAGGCAGTAAAAAAGGCATCTCAGGAGGCCGTAGCCTCCGCAACCGACAAGGTTGCTTCGGCAACAGAGAAGGCGAAGCAGACGCTGAGATCTGAGGCAGAAAAGGTCGAACCGGCTGTTAAGCAAGCGTCTGAATCTGCCAAGGAGAGAGCACAGGAAGCTACTGACGCGCTGAAGTCCGGCGCCGAGTCCATGAAGGAAAAATCCCAGCAGGCGGCCAGTGCTGTTCGTGAAACTTCCAAGAGCGTCTCCGAGAGCGCTGCCAGCGCCGCGAAGGCCGTTCCCGAGCTTCTCAAGGATACCGCACAGGAAGTGCACGACAAAGGCAAGGAGAAAATAGAATCGCTTCTGCAGCAGGGAAAGCAGGAGGAACCGACCACTGCCTCGAGCCCAGCAGAGCAAAAATCGTCCGAAGCCGTCGCCTCAGGAAAAGCTCAGTCCGAATCTGCAAGTCAGCAAGCGAAGCCCCAGCTTCCAGAAGAGCCGAGGCAATCCGAAGCGAACCCTCTCGACGCCGCAGCCACGAAACATATGGTCTACACCGCCATTGTCGACGTCAACGCGGCGGCCGCTGGCGAAAGCGCACTCTCCGCTAAGAGCGGCGTGAAGAAGAGCGGCGGGGAAGTCGAAGACGGCACGGCCGAACTGTGCTTCAACAAGCCTACCAAGGACGGGCCGCAGGAGACTGTGGAGCCGCCGAAGGCGGTGCCCCAGGAGGTGCTCGATTCCGCCAAGTCCGAAGCCGAGATTCTCGTCGAGCGTGTCATATCTTCCGTCGTCGGAGCCTCGGAATCGTTGAAGCACTCGGCGGACGACGCTGCCCTACAGCGAGAAGGACCGACTCGAAAAGCTCAAGGAGAAGGCGCAGCAGGAGTTCGCGTTGTGCCAGGAGAAGGCCCACCACCTGCTCAGTGGCGTCACTTCCGCCGTCTCGACCGCAGCCAGTTCCGTCGTGGCAAAGTCGGCGGAGATATACGACGCGACCAAGAGCAAAGCTCACGACCTATCAGAACAGGTCACGGTGAAGGCGTCAGGCACTGCCGAATCCTTGAAGCACGGCATGCACGCGCTACAAGAGCATGCCGGAGAGTTTCCGCAGCTGATCATGCACACCTCCAAGTCACACGGCCAGTCCGGCGAGGCGACCACTGGCGGCAGTGTCTCCGAGGCCCCCCGCGAGCAGGCGCCGCTGCTCCAAGCAGACCCCCAGCAAGAAAGGCCCGGCGAAAGGTTAAGTCCGAGCCCTAAACCGGAAGATATTGAATCGGCAGTTGTCAAAATTCAGGCTGGCGTGCGGGGTTACCTCACCAGGAAGAACCTGCAATACCGAACGCAACAAGATGGTAAGGCGCTCGAGTTATCTTAAATCCATACCGCGCTGTTGCACAGAATGATTGAAGTAAGTATACTGCGCCGACAAGCAACTGGGATTGGACTGTGTATTGTTGCGTAAAAACGAAATACCATCTTGATGCGTTAGCATTGTACAGGACAGTCGCCGGCCTTCCTGACAGGCGCCGATGCGGAATTCAGAGCGGGAGATGGAGTTGCCGCTAACCAACAGGAGTAGAGTGGCGTTTCAGGAACGACAGTGGCGTATTTAAAGCCCACGCTCCCACATATTCTTCAGGCCATAACGCAGTAAACCGGTCTTTATAAAGACCGGGCCAGAGTCTGGTCCGTATacagcagtctttttttttttttttttgtcttgctgCTTAACTATCGACATAGTATGGAAGTATACCACACATCATATCAACACCATACGAAACGAATGTAAACATCGCACAGAGTGGatggaaaacaaagaaaaaaagagctcACGCGTAGCCATGTATGATAAAGGAGGATGCTATGCAGATTTCGGCGAGTAATCATAGAATGATATAGGGAGGAACAATGATGACGGATTAGAGTCGCTCAAGGTGTAGCACGGCGAAAGACTGCGCGTTCGTCCAATCCGGCTTTTGCAAATGATTCACCAGCATGGCTTTTGTGACGTCACATGCAAGCCAATCTCACCAACTCCGCGCAGTTAAAAGCTATGGGTCGCGTTAGCCAACCAGAGGAGAGAATTGAATGAAGGGCAACTCCATTGTCTGCCTCTGATCGCCCACCTGATTTGAAGCTTCCCAGAACGACTGGTAGCCTACAATGGGCGGGCCGTCCCGTCTTCGCTGTAACACGCAACCGACTGTCGTTACTGATTAGCTAACATGAGCCCTCTATAGGTGCTCTTCAAAGgacttcaggtggtcaaaattaatacggagtcccccaaaatacggcgcgcctcatagTAAGATCTtggttttagcatgtaaaaccTCCAGAAAAACATGCCCCTTTTTTGCGaaagaaattatatggacactccaggcgaattttcgccgtcagcATCGCCGTCGCCGGAATGTTCTGGATATATATGTTTAGATATATTTAAATGAATTAACAAATAAAGCTGCCCGGCTGCCATATTCGAACAAATGACCTCTGACGCAGAAGCCCGATGATCCTCTAAACCTTAGAACACAGAAGATTGCCTCAGCAGATGGAATAAAACACTCTTAAGAGTTTCCCGCTTGCTAGAGACTTTTCTCATAGCTGCCAGAGTGCTGTTTCTTCTGCGTATCAGGAATTGCCTTTGTGTGCTGCGTCGGGCCAATATATCGCACCCTGCGTATACTTTGAACGCCGTTCTAGAAGTTGTTgttattgctgctgctgctgcccatcCAATGTGTGCCTCATAGCCACTATGGGGGATTTGCCAAGAAATTGGTCGGTTATTCCAAGTTGGAACCACAAGTAAACTTTCAGGCTGCTATAAGAGTTAAATTACATGTTACAATGAAAGCAATAGTATATGAAGAACCAATAATCATTCATTGAAAATTAAGCACCCACACAGACAATGGAACATATGCAAATTTATCAGGGCATTTGGTTGGACTCCATGAAAACTTTTTGGACGGAGAAAACATACCTGTAGCTAATTCCCCGAGGAGAGGAATCCTCTGGTAAAGAGGATTCCCGAACAAAATAGTCCAGGCACAACGCTAAACTTTGATATATCGCTGTGAGTgcttcgcccgaagggcgaaactgccattttctttttttacgtgatCCCTAATCTTCACTCTACACTGCGCGTGTGGTGTTAGAACGACGGAGTACATTCTATAGACCTTATAGACATAGTATACCCGAACTCCACTATGTTATATATTCAGGGGACGAATAGttaatttgttttcttctgtcTAGCATTCGGCAAGTGATCGCTCATTGAACTGTCCTCGCCAGACGATGCTTCGTCCAATCCACCGGCTTTCCTTCTATGCGTTCTGGTGGGCGAACGTTTTAATTTCTGCGCCGCACTTTCTTGCAGGCGAGACCTCGCAAACGACGGGAAACTCGTGCGAGACTGatccgtcggcggcggcggcggcagcgacaAACGGCAGCGAGCCATCAGACACTGAAGCGGCGGCGACCAAAATTCAGGCCGCTTTCCGGGGCTACATGGTCCGCAAGGAACTCAAACCCGACAACGGACCTGGAAGTGGCGCCGTGCACAGGGAGGATCTGGTCGAGTCCCGCTAGTCCCCCACTAGAGCGGCGCTGGCGGCAGCTCGCTGTGTGCGCAGCTCAAAATCTCTCTCGAAACGCGATCGGAAAGCCGAGACAAGTGCCTTCTAACACTATGTTCCTTCGCTATTATCTCAAGAGCGCgtggaaaagaaaatgaaatgtgcAGAGAGTCTATATGTTATATAGTGCGTGCTTGTGTTTTGAATGTACAGAGTTTAGAGAGAGTTGTTTTGTCTCCTTTCGACCAGGCGTTCTTGCCGTTCGCGGCACGGACGCTTCGGGCATAGACCATTTTAGTTTCCGTTCGTGGGGGCGTTGTTATCTTGGCGTATAGGAGTCATTTTCCTCGCACACTTCTTCGAATACCTGTACGACTGCTTCGCCGTTTGCGAAGTGTCTGTAACGTGCTGTGTGTTGGGCAACGCGGGCAGAAAGGCTTTCGTATCAACAATATGACGACACCCCATATACCTTGTGGTAAAATGGTCTATGCAATGATTCCGAGTCTGACAGCCATGTGGCGTCGGCTCCGAAGTCACCATTGTTCTTTATTTTGTACACGGCCGATGTTCAGGCGCGTTTTATGTTATTATATGACAAACATTTATAAGTTATAATTTCTCAGTAGACGGCTCCGGGATGGCTTCAAGCGTTAACCGGAAAGGCATGCATGCACTGCCTGTAGATTTTACAAGTGTCCGCGCGGATTTGTCGCCTTCTACCGGCGGTTGTAGGAAGTGTATGTGCGTTATACGTCGCGCTACTTTCAGCAGAGGAAAGTTTCGCGACCGTGTGTGCCTTATATTGTCACTTGTTACGACGAAGACGTGAGTGTGAAAAGAGTAAAAGTTTTTACCGGCGCTTTCCTTTCTCTTATTTCGCAATAAACGTTGAAGAGTAATTAACGTGGCACTGTCTTCTGCCTCCTTGGACACCATTCCTTTTTCACAAAACTTGGTGCAGCTGGTGGGACGTAAACATAGTGCTGAGAGAAAGTGACAAACTTTATTTTACAAACGGCTCTCACTCTCTCTTAGCCGCACGCGTTGAAGATTTTACCATTTGACTTAAAACCTGGGTCTGCCGCGTGAGACGCGAACATTGTACTGTGAAGCtgcggcgtccctcggcgtaaccgcgcgaacgcgctcgtttcactgctcgcgcgttcgtcgtcgtcctccacagctggctccgatgccgctcatcatgccaacgTTCCCATACTGTCCCTCGCTTTGCGAAGGCGCTggcggcactggcccactgccacagtcggtgcggtgatttcggtctgaAATTGTTTGCCTCGATATACAGtctaacccggatatatcgaatctgaagaggatcacaaatagttcgatatatatatatatatatatatatatatatatatatatatatatatatatatatatatatataggtcattCGATAAAATAAAAGATTTTATGCAAAAATTTGCCGAGGGGATTTCacagctgttcgttatacgcagtaattcgttatatgtgtgggttcgatatatccgggtacgactgtatcgcgaaatgaaaacacttgtACAGCTGCGCTataatttcgcattagggagtatcgtaatcgtcgggacatttttttcttcttctttcatcGTAGCTAAAGAATGTTGTACGAATGGGTGGGTATCCCTCGTCACGGAGGGACTGCATAGGGTTGATAGTCCGCTTGGAACGACGTAACGCAGACCTCGGTGGCTCAGTGGATATGGTGCTGTGCTTcgtgaggtcgcgggttcgattcccggcctgCCTTTCAATAGTAGCGGAAAGCAAAAGAACGCTCGTGTAGCGCGCTTTGGGTGCATCGTGTAAAAGAACACCAGGTGATCAGAATTAAAGCGGAGCCCGCCACCACGGAGTGCCTCACGCTGCAGTTTCTGTGCGTTAAACACGTGAATTTTAACGACGTCGTAGGAGGGGCTGGTAAAGTGAGCAGGCTGGCCATAGCGGAGGCCAGTACCACTCGGACCATGGGCTCCTGTATGCATGTCTACCGTATATACATGGGTAAGTTGTTGTGGCCTCAAATCATGGCTCATACTTACGAGGTGGATTGGCCACATTGGACCTAATGAAAATAACACGCAACAAACACAAATAAAGAAGGCAATAATCAAAAAGGAAAATTGCGTAACGTGACAAATTTttgttaataaaaaaaattgaacataCCTGttcctagcagcgtaacctttcGGACGCTTCAATGAACTTATGCATGAGCTGCTGTCGTCTAATCTATATCGGGTACCCGACTGATATGCGCCAAAAGGACAATAGGTTTGATGACGAAGCCTATAGAATGCTCGTTGGAAGTGCAAGGAGCGTTCTAGGGAGTTAGCGGAGgcaggaaataaataaaaaaaaagatcagtcATTGCTGGGTGAGTTCATAGCAGGCATACGCAGCACTACTACACTGTTTCTTCAGTCTAACGTTTAGTATCAAAAGAATATACTCAAATTGGTTCTATCACTGTGATAGGACCAAGTGCGCGCCGTTTCGCTCATCTTATGACTGATAGGACGAGCCAAAATGAACTGGCGaaaacttttcttttttgactGCGAGTGGCGTCTATGCATGTATTTTTGAGGCCACAACAGTCAATACTGTTCGTGACGGATGAGTACAATGTTGTGttgcatcgcaaaaaaaaaaaaaaagttcttcgTGAGAAAATGGCAGCTCCTGCTGAGAGAGACCGCTGTTGTTGCTGTGGAAGAGTTCAGAGCTGGAGGAAtcgctgtgtgtgcgtgtgtgtgtgcgtccccccaccccccccccccctctctctctctctcttttttttttttttttttttacctgagaGCCGAAGGGAACCGTTGTGTGAGCATGAAACTAAAcacgggacacacacacacgagcgcaTCCGCCCCTGGCTGAACATCCTGCAGCGCAAAATGCGTGCATGGCTTTATCGTGTAGGCCGGAAGGCTCACGTATATTACTGAACGCTGGAATGAGTTATCTTGCGCTGGTAACCTTACTCCGCGTGCTTGAGGCAAATAGCCTGGCAGCAAGCGGCACACACTGTAGTGAGGAAACGGCGTTATCTTGGGGcgatcgcaaatgctttcgccgGAGTCAAACACAGTTGCTGGGAGCGCCGTAGAGTATGTGGTGACAGTGAATAATCTCGAACACAAGGTTCTCTCGATATCGATCTCGGTAAGCTCGTCGACTGGATTTCGGTGGAAAATTATTTCTTACTGGTGATGTAGGACAAGCCGCGGGGTTGCGGAACCACACACGTGCGCGAAGCGTGCATGTAACGCCAAGTTGACACGCATCGACCGCGATGTGAGTCTACGCAGGTGAGCACAGACTGGTCAGTGTGCACGTTTTCGTATCACTGGCGTAGCCGGTGAATTTTGGAGAGTTAACCGCGTTATGGGGTGGCTAACCACACAACGCCCAAACAGTATATTCCGCATGAAATAAAATTAGAACAATGCTGTGTCACCTTTACTTCTGGCCATTTCCCGACATTCGTACGCTCCCCCTCTAAAAAAAACATTAAATATGTTATTCGAGTTAGATTATAATTAATATAGTAGTTAACTTACCAGTAATTGGTTTGCTCAGTTATCCACAATGAAACCTTTGCTCCACCGTG
This Dermacentor silvarum isolate Dsil-2018 chromosome 6, BIME_Dsil_1.4, whole genome shotgun sequence DNA region includes the following protein-coding sequences:
- the LOC119455743 gene encoding LOW QUALITY PROTEIN: neurofilament heavy polypeptide-like (The sequence of the model RefSeq protein was modified relative to this genomic sequence to represent the inferred CDS: deleted 1 base in 1 codon), which codes for MGCCASAFHSGSYLTREGGGSPNVPADADGAPVEAGRQAAAAPAAATEGASTAKQQGKHEAAAHGKDTAEEAKAQQPGSPTKAPVQPSAPASDAAKPADQQSSKKPTVLDTAKEDVLGVLESVKKNVGAAKEAFFENPAKTEQSKPPSSPTKTTAGSPEQAEPTKTSEAKTPEAKGGSFLTKLGLSKSEEDKQKAKEDATSKPADGGKKESGAFLPELGKPALETVQRQSEPPKSAGEKEVTAETPPSVPGAGAAEAGAGKDKALGALDAGKLKPQELLTVGKAAAEELKQKTEQASEAAKQAKQAADAALQKAGELKDAAVKAASVGKEKVASLAQQAQKSAAGATDSVEKKGEEAVQKGKTEADAISQKSQEAASAAKSKAEELKESAAAAGKDAAAATAAGVEAVKKASQEAVASATDKVASATEKAKQTLRSEAEKVEPAVKQASESAKERAQEATDALKSGAESMKEKSQQAASAVRETSKSVSESAASAAKAVPELLKDTAQEVHDKGKEKIESLLQQGKQEEPTTASSPAEQKSSEAVASGKAQSESASQQAKPQLPEEPRQSEANPLDAAATKHMVYTAIVDVNAAAAGESALSAKSGVKKSGGEVEDGTAELCFNKPTKDGPQETVEPPKAVPQEVLDSAKSEAEILVERVISSVVGASESLKHSADDAAYSEKDRLEKLKEKAQQEFALCQEKAHHLLSGVTSAVSTAASSVVAKSAEIYDATKSKAHDLSEQVTVKASGTAESLKHGMHALQEHAGEFPQLIMHTSKSHGQSGEATTGGSVSEAPREQAPLLQADPQQERPGERLSPSPKPEDIESAVVKIQAGVRGYLTRKNLQYRTQQDGETSQTTGNSCETDPSAAAAAATNGSEPSDTEAAATKIQAAFRGYMVRKELKPDNGPGSGAVHREDLVESR